In the genome of Arvicola amphibius chromosome 2, mArvAmp1.2, whole genome shotgun sequence, the window GACAGGAAATTTCATTTGCCTCTTCATAGGCCCAAAGGAGAAATCTTGTTATATTCCTCACCCTTGAGTTACTGCAGTATAATAGCAGTGAAGACAGTCCCCACATGCCCTCGCAGGAGCTATTTACATTTGTACTTTAGTATACATGGAAAGTATTAAATTTTCTATAACAAAGCCTCTCGCCAAACAGAAATCAAATAcctgctaaataaaataaaataacctaatAAGATTCCAGATCTTTCCACTTTCACAATCAGTCTTCTTGCAGCTTACTGCAATACCAGCAGGATTGCAATCAATGTATTCGAGGTAGTTTGAAATTGTGATTCTCTTTCCTTAATCTTCTATGCTTGTACTGACACTTAGTTTTCTCCTTGCCTGAGAATAAAAGGAACTGTTAATGACATAGAGCTGACAGAACTGCACTGCTGTATCTCGAGGGTGTAGCTTGCCCCTGTGAAGCCTGCCAAGTCATTATAAAGTCATTTTGATAGGCCTATGTCTCTGAAACAGAGTCAATAAAGAGCATATTAGAATCAAGCATGCTAACAATGatgtgaggagggaaggagatggaaatttttaaatataaaaaaataaaccatgagggaaaaaaaaggctGGCAGATCACATGTATTATATATTCTTAGAAACTTACTCCCTTATTATTTGAttgcatgtgtttttatttctgatactCTTTGCAGATCATAGCCTTTAATGGAACCCAACAATGAGACGTGGGTGCATGAATTCATCCTCCTTGGCCTGTCCAGTAACTGGGACACTCAACTCTCcctctttgttgttttcttgctGATGTACCTGGCGACAGTGCTGGGGAATTTCCTCATCGTTCTTCTGATCAGACTGGACAGCAGACTCCACACTcccatgtatttctttctgacCAACCTGTCGCTTGTGGATGTGTCTTATGCCACAAGCATAGTCCCCCAGTTGCTGGCTCATTTTCTTGCCACACACAAAGCAATTCCATTTTTGAGCTGTGCAgcacagttatttttttctctgggtTTGGGTGGGATTGAGTTCCTTCTGCTGGCAGTGATGGCCTACGACCGCTATGTGGCAGTGTGTGACCCTCTGAGGTATTCAGTCATCATGCATGCGGGGCTGTGCATGAGACTGGTCATCATATCTTGGATCAGTGGCTTCATCAACTCTCTTGTGCATACTTCCATCACATTTCAGTTGCCCACGTGCACCAATAAGTATATTGACCACATAGCCTGTGAAACCCTTGCTGTGGTCAGATTGGCTTGTGTAGATACCTCCTCCAATAAGATTGCAATTATGGTTTCTAGCATTGTCTTGCTTATGGCACCATTCTTCTTGGTTCTTTTGTCCTACATCCAGATCATCTCGACCATCCTAAAGATACAGTCCACAGAAGGAAGGTGGAAAGCCTTTCAAACCTGTGCCTCTCACCTTACTATGGTTGTCCTGTGCTATGGCATGGCTATTTTCACCTACATCCAACCCCACTCCAGCCCCTCTGTCCTTCAAGAGAAGTTGATGTCTCTGTTCTATGCTATTTTGACACCCATGCTGAACCCCATGATTTATAGTCTAAGGAATAAAGAGGTTAAGGGAGCATGGCAGAAACTTTTAGGGAAATTTTCT includes:
- the LOC119808115 gene encoding olfactory receptor-like protein OLF3 — translated: MEPNNETWVHEFILLGLSSNWDTQLSLFVVFLLMYLATVLGNFLIVLLIRLDSRLHTPMYFFLTNLSLVDVSYATSIVPQLLAHFLATHKAIPFLSCAAQLFFSLGLGGIEFLLLAVMAYDRYVAVCDPLRYSVIMHAGLCMRLVIISWISGFINSLVHTSITFQLPTCTNKYIDHIACETLAVVRLACVDTSSNKIAIMVSSIVLLMAPFFLVLLSYIQIISTILKIQSTEGRWKAFQTCASHLTMVVLCYGMAIFTYIQPHSSPSVLQEKLMSLFYAILTPMLNPMIYSLRNKEVKGAWQKLLGKFSGFTSKLAT